In Streptomyces capitiformicae, one genomic interval encodes:
- a CDS encoding glycoside hydrolase family 6 protein → MSRTRTALLAAMALVAGAAGTAIAAVPDDVGAKAIPCTVDYKIQNQWSTGFTTAVTITNNGAAKSSWAVKWSYAGNQQVGNGWNARISQSGTSVTAANETYNGTLATGGSVSFGFNATYSGTNALPATFTLDGMTCNVDDGGGGTDPGPGTPGTRVDNPYSGAKVYVNPEWSANAAAEPGGSRISNQPTGVWLDRTAAIAGAGGKMGLRAHLDEALRQKGSDELVVQLVIYNLPGRDCSALASNGELKADEIDKYKTQYIDPIKAILADPKYASLRIVTAVEIDSLPNLVTNTGSRPTAVPQCDVMKANGNYVKGVGYALNKLGDVANVYNYVDAGHHGWLGWDDNFGPSATIMKEAATAEGATVNDVHGFITNTANYSALKENNFTINDTVAGKSVRESKWVDWNRYLDELSFAQAFRGQLVSAGFNSNIGMLIDTSRNGWGGTARPTGPGATTSVDTYVDGGRYDRRLNTGNWCNQSGAGLGERPQAAPAAGIDAYVWMKPPGESDGASSAIPNDEGKGFDRMCDPTYTGNPRNNYNMSGALPNAPLSGHWFSAQFQQLMQNAYPAL, encoded by the coding sequence ATGAGCCGTACCAGAACAGCACTCCTCGCGGCGATGGCGCTGGTCGCCGGCGCCGCCGGGACCGCGATCGCCGCTGTGCCGGACGACGTCGGCGCCAAGGCGATCCCCTGCACCGTCGACTACAAGATCCAGAACCAGTGGTCCACCGGCTTCACCACCGCCGTCACCATCACCAACAACGGCGCCGCCAAGTCGTCGTGGGCCGTGAAGTGGTCGTACGCGGGCAACCAGCAGGTCGGCAACGGCTGGAACGCCCGGATCAGCCAGAGCGGTACCTCGGTGACCGCCGCGAACGAGACGTACAACGGCACGCTGGCGACCGGCGGTTCGGTGAGCTTCGGCTTCAACGCCACCTACAGCGGCACCAACGCCCTTCCGGCCACGTTCACGCTCGACGGAATGACCTGCAACGTCGACGACGGCGGTGGCGGTACCGACCCGGGCCCGGGTACGCCCGGCACGAGGGTGGACAACCCCTACTCCGGCGCCAAGGTGTACGTGAACCCGGAATGGTCCGCGAACGCCGCCGCCGAGCCGGGCGGCAGCCGGATCTCCAACCAGCCCACGGGAGTGTGGCTGGACCGCACCGCCGCCATCGCGGGCGCCGGCGGCAAGATGGGCCTGCGGGCCCACCTCGACGAGGCGCTGCGGCAGAAGGGCTCGGACGAGCTTGTCGTCCAGCTGGTGATCTACAACCTGCCGGGCCGTGACTGCTCGGCTCTCGCCTCCAACGGCGAACTCAAGGCCGACGAGATCGACAAGTACAAGACGCAGTACATCGACCCGATCAAGGCGATCCTCGCCGACCCCAAGTACGCCTCGCTGCGGATCGTCACCGCGGTCGAGATCGACTCCCTGCCCAACCTCGTCACCAACACCGGCAGCCGCCCGACGGCCGTGCCGCAGTGCGATGTGATGAAGGCCAACGGCAACTACGTCAAGGGCGTCGGCTACGCGCTCAACAAGCTCGGCGACGTGGCGAACGTCTACAACTACGTCGACGCCGGCCACCACGGCTGGCTCGGCTGGGACGACAACTTCGGCCCCTCCGCCACCATCATGAAGGAGGCGGCGACCGCCGAGGGCGCCACGGTCAACGACGTCCACGGCTTCATCACCAACACGGCGAACTACAGCGCCCTGAAGGAGAACAACTTCACCATCAACGACACCGTGGCCGGCAAGTCGGTCCGCGAGTCGAAGTGGGTCGACTGGAACCGCTACCTCGACGAGCTGTCCTTCGCCCAGGCCTTCCGCGGCCAGTTGGTCTCGGCGGGCTTCAACTCGAACATCGGCATGCTGATCGACACCTCCCGCAACGGTTGGGGCGGCACCGCACGGCCCACCGGACCGGGCGCGACGACCAGCGTCGACACGTACGTCGACGGCGGGCGCTACGACCGCCGCTTGAACACCGGCAACTGGTGCAACCAGTCCGGAGCCGGTCTCGGCGAGCGCCCGCAGGCCGCCCCGGCGGCGGGGATCGACGCCTACGTGTGGATGAAGCCGCCGGGGGAGTCCGACGGGGCCAGCTCCGCCATCCCGAACGACGAGGGCAAGGGCTTCGACCGCATGTGCGACCCGACGTACACGGGCAACCCGCGCAACAACTACAACATGTCCGGCGCCCTGCCCAACGCGCCGCTGTCCGGGCACTGGTTCTCCGCCCAGTTCCAGCAGCTGATGCAGAACGCGTACCCGGCACTGTGA
- a CDS encoding glycoside hydrolase family 48 protein — protein MHPRRRRRATRRLWTAVVAGLALPLTMLSTGSTPASAAAVACSVDYKTNDWGSGFTADLTITNRGTEAISGWTLTYDYAGNQTLSNGWNGTWSQSGKTVTARNTSWNGTIAVGAAVTTGAQFTYSGSNAAPANFAINGTTCVGAHQPPITVLTSPAPGAVYSQGDPVPMAATAAAADNATITKVEFYDDTTLLGTDTTSPYTFSATGLAVGGHSLVAKAYDSLGASADSTPVGITVASGPAVVVTPTQLGVRQGESGTYDVKLSTQPSSNVTVTTARASGNTGLSVTGGASLTFTPSNWNTAQKVTIGANASGTGSAVFESTATGHAKAAVTVTQLAAAGEYDARFLELYGKITNPANGYFSPEGIPYHSVETLVVEAPDHGHETTSEAYSYLLWLQAMYGKVTGDWSKFNGAWETMEKYMIPTRADQPSNSFYTPNKPATYAPEHDTPNEYPAQLNTSVSVGSDPIAAELKSAYNTDDIYGMHWLQDVDNVYGYGNSPGKCEAGPTDTGPSYINTFQRGPQESVWETIPQPTCDQFKYGGPNGYLDLFTRDAQYAKQWKFTNAPDADARAVQAAYWADIWAKQQGKGGDVSATIGKAAKMGDYLRYAMYDKYFKKIGNCVGPTSCPAGTGKDSSHYLLNWYYAWGGATDTNAGWAWRIGSSHAHGGYQNPLAAYALANYAPLKPKSATGQADWAKSLDRQIEFYRWLQSNEGGIAGGATNSWAGRYATPPAGTPTFYGMYYDEKPVYHDPPSNQWFGFQAWSMERVAEYYQQTGNAAAKTVLDKWVDWALSKTTINPDGTYRIPSTLQWSGAPNTWNPSSPGSNSGLHVTVADYTDDVGVAAAYAKTLTYYADRSGDADAARVAKALLDGMWEHHQDGLGVAVPETRADYNRFDDRVYVPSGWTGTMPNGDAINSSSTFESIRSFYEDDPAWSKIEAYLAGGAAPSFTYHRFWAQADIALAMGSYAELLE, from the coding sequence ATGCACCCCAGACGGAGACGCCGTGCCACGCGGCGCCTGTGGACCGCCGTGGTGGCGGGCCTCGCACTCCCCTTGACGATGCTGAGCACGGGTTCGACTCCCGCCAGTGCGGCGGCGGTCGCGTGCAGCGTCGACTACAAGACGAACGACTGGGGTTCGGGCTTCACCGCCGACCTCACGATCACCAACCGGGGCACCGAGGCCATCAGCGGCTGGACCCTGACGTACGACTACGCGGGCAACCAGACGCTGTCCAACGGCTGGAACGGCACCTGGTCGCAGTCCGGGAAGACGGTGACGGCGCGGAACACGTCCTGGAACGGCACGATCGCCGTCGGGGCCGCGGTGACCACCGGCGCCCAGTTCACGTACAGCGGCAGCAACGCGGCACCGGCCAACTTCGCGATCAACGGTACGACGTGTGTGGGCGCCCATCAGCCGCCGATCACCGTGCTGACCAGCCCGGCTCCGGGCGCGGTCTACTCGCAGGGTGACCCGGTGCCGATGGCGGCCACGGCCGCTGCCGCGGACAACGCGACGATCACCAAGGTCGAGTTCTACGACGACACCACGCTGCTCGGCACGGACACGACGTCGCCGTACACGTTCTCGGCCACGGGGTTGGCCGTGGGCGGTCATTCCCTCGTCGCCAAGGCGTACGACAGCCTGGGCGCGTCGGCGGACTCCACGCCGGTCGGTATCACGGTCGCCTCGGGTCCCGCCGTGGTGGTCACGCCGACCCAACTGGGCGTGCGGCAGGGCGAGTCGGGCACGTACGACGTGAAACTTTCGACACAGCCGTCGTCCAACGTGACGGTGACGACCGCGCGGGCCTCCGGCAACACCGGGCTCTCCGTGACCGGTGGCGCATCGCTGACCTTTACCCCGTCGAACTGGAACACGGCCCAGAAGGTGACCATCGGCGCGAACGCCTCCGGCACCGGTTCGGCGGTCTTCGAGTCGACGGCCACCGGGCACGCCAAGGCCGCGGTGACGGTGACCCAGCTGGCGGCGGCCGGCGAGTACGACGCCCGCTTCCTGGAGCTCTACGGCAAGATCACCAACCCGGCGAACGGCTACTTCTCCCCCGAGGGCATCCCGTACCACTCGGTGGAGACGCTGGTCGTCGAGGCGCCGGACCACGGTCATGAGACCACGTCGGAGGCGTACAGCTACCTCCTGTGGCTCCAGGCCATGTACGGCAAGGTCACGGGCGACTGGTCCAAGTTCAACGGCGCCTGGGAGACCATGGAGAAGTACATGATCCCCACCCGCGCCGACCAGCCGTCCAACTCCTTCTACACGCCGAACAAGCCGGCGACGTACGCCCCCGAGCACGACACCCCGAACGAGTACCCGGCACAGCTCAACACCTCGGTCTCGGTCGGCTCGGACCCGATCGCCGCCGAGCTGAAGAGCGCCTACAACACGGACGACATCTACGGCATGCACTGGTTGCAGGACGTGGACAACGTCTACGGCTACGGGAACTCGCCCGGCAAGTGTGAGGCGGGCCCGACCGACACCGGCCCGTCGTACATCAACACCTTCCAGCGCGGCCCGCAGGAGTCGGTGTGGGAGACCATTCCTCAGCCCACCTGCGACCAGTTCAAGTACGGCGGCCCGAACGGGTACCTGGACCTGTTCACCCGTGACGCGCAGTACGCCAAGCAGTGGAAGTTCACCAACGCGCCCGACGCCGACGCGCGCGCCGTGCAGGCCGCGTACTGGGCGGACATCTGGGCCAAGCAGCAGGGCAAGGGCGGCGACGTCTCCGCGACCATCGGCAAGGCCGCGAAGATGGGCGACTACCTGCGCTACGCGATGTACGACAAGTACTTCAAGAAGATCGGGAACTGTGTGGGTCCGACCAGCTGCCCCGCGGGCACCGGCAAGGACTCCTCCCACTACCTGCTCAACTGGTACTACGCGTGGGGCGGCGCCACCGACACCAACGCCGGCTGGGCCTGGCGCATCGGCTCCAGCCACGCGCACGGCGGCTACCAGAACCCGCTCGCCGCGTACGCCCTCGCCAACTACGCCCCGCTGAAGCCCAAGTCGGCGACCGGGCAGGCGGACTGGGCCAAGTCCCTCGACCGGCAGATCGAGTTCTACCGCTGGCTGCAGTCCAACGAGGGCGGCATCGCGGGCGGCGCCACCAACAGCTGGGCGGGGCGGTACGCCACGCCGCCGGCCGGGACGCCGACCTTCTACGGCATGTACTACGACGAGAAGCCCGTGTACCACGACCCGCCGTCCAACCAGTGGTTCGGCTTCCAGGCGTGGTCCATGGAGCGGGTCGCCGAGTACTACCAGCAGACGGGCAACGCCGCCGCGAAGACCGTGCTCGACAAGTGGGTCGACTGGGCGCTGTCCAAGACCACCATCAACCCCGACGGGACGTACCGGATTCCCTCCACGCTCCAGTGGTCCGGCGCCCCGAACACCTGGAACCCCTCCAGCCCCGGCTCCAACAGCGGGCTGCACGTCACCGTCGCCGACTACACCGACGACGTGGGGGTGGCGGCCGCGTACGCCAAGACGCTGACGTACTACGCCGACCGCTCCGGTGACGCCGACGCGGCCCGGGTCGCCAAGGCGCTGCTCGACGGGATGTGGGAGCACCACCAGGACGGGCTCGGTGTGGCGGTGCCGGAGACCCGTGCGGACTACAACCGGTTCGACGACCGGGTGTACGTGCCGAGTGGGTGGACCGGGACCATGCCGAACGGCGACGCGATCAACTCGTCGTCGACGTTCGAGTCGATCCGATCGTTCTACGAGGACGATCCTGCGTGGTCGAAGATCGAGGCGTACCTGGCGGGTGGCGCCGCGCCGTCGTTCACGTACCACCGGTTCTGGGCTCAGGCGGACATCGCTTTGGCCATGGGTTCGTACGCGGAGCTCCTCGAATAA
- a CDS encoding class I SAM-dependent methyltransferase has protein sequence MGQHEHQHTHRHAHEHQHQHNSTDIDWAEMAEHLEEQAELFAPLYREAAAWVATRLPEPGLVVDAGSGPGVVSCLLADEFPGARVVAVDGSGPLLERARARAERRGLADRFGTLEVELPGGLADLDYPADLLWAGRSLHHLGDQRAGLAAFVERLAPGGVVALVEGGLPARFLPRDIGFGRPGLQSRLDVAEELRFSQMRAELPDTVAEAEDWPGLLAAVGLRNATSRTFLLDLPAPLPEPARAYALDSFRRRRNGLADYLDASDLSTLDRLLDPDDKTGLYHRPDVFVLAAHTVHVGTAPEAH, from the coding sequence ATGGGACAGCACGAGCACCAGCACACGCACCGGCACGCGCACGAGCACCAGCACCAGCACAACAGCACCGACATCGACTGGGCCGAAATGGCCGAGCATCTGGAGGAGCAGGCGGAGCTGTTCGCTCCGCTGTATCGGGAGGCCGCGGCCTGGGTGGCGACGCGGCTGCCCGAGCCGGGGCTGGTCGTCGACGCGGGCAGTGGGCCGGGGGTGGTGAGCTGTCTGCTGGCCGACGAGTTCCCCGGCGCCCGCGTCGTCGCCGTCGACGGTTCCGGGCCCCTGCTGGAACGCGCCCGGGCCCGGGCCGAGCGCCGTGGCCTCGCCGACCGCTTCGGCACCCTTGAGGTCGAGCTCCCCGGCGGCCTGGCCGACCTGGACTACCCGGCCGATCTGCTGTGGGCCGGCCGCAGCCTGCACCACCTCGGGGACCAGCGGGCCGGCCTCGCCGCCTTCGTCGAACGGCTCGCGCCCGGCGGTGTGGTGGCGCTCGTGGAAGGCGGCCTGCCCGCGCGCTTCCTGCCGCGAGACATCGGCTTCGGCCGCCCCGGGCTGCAGTCCCGGCTCGACGTGGCCGAGGAACTGCGGTTCAGCCAGATGCGCGCCGAGCTGCCCGACACCGTCGCCGAGGCCGAGGACTGGCCCGGGCTTCTCGCCGCCGTGGGCCTGCGGAACGCCACGTCGCGCACCTTCCTGCTTGACCTTCCGGCCCCGTTGCCGGAACCCGCCCGCGCCTATGCCCTGGACTCGTTCCGGCGCCGCCGGAACGGCCTCGCGGACTATCTGGATGCCTCCGACCTCTCGACCCTCGACCGGCTCCTCGACCCCGACGACAAGACGGGCCTGTACCACCGCCCCGACGTGTTCGTCCTCGCGGCCCACACCGTCCATGTGGGGACGGCGCCGGAAGCACACTAG